In Poecilia reticulata strain Guanapo linkage group LG1, Guppy_female_1.0+MT, whole genome shotgun sequence, one genomic interval encodes:
- the LOC103469870 gene encoding UTP--glucose-1-phosphate uridylyltransferase-like isoform X2, translating to MTEFEEKLRQQHEASMHKELEALLATANKAEAEVSRKDFDGFKNLFHRFLQVKGPSVDWAKIKRPPEESVQPYDRIKAKGLPESITSCLNKLVVVKLNGGLGTSMGCKGPKSLISVRNENTFLDLTVQQIEHLNKTFNADVPLVLMNSFNTDEDTKKILQKYTHHRVKIHTFNQSRYPRINKESLLPIAKSMGVNGENTEAWYPPGHGDIYASFCNSGVLDKLLAEGREYIFVSNIDNLGATVDLFILHHLMSQPADKRCEFVMEVTDKTRADVKGGTLIQYEDHLRLLEIAQVPKAHVDEFKSVTKFKIFNTNNLWISLPAIKRLQENNSMDLEIIVNPKTLDGGLNVIQLETAVGAAIKSFKNAMGVNVPRSRFLPVKTSSDLLLVMSNLYSLDAGSLTMSKKREFPTTPHVKLGSSFTKVQDFLTRFENIPDMLELDHLTVSGDVTFGKNVSLKGTVIIIANHGDRIDIPAGAMLENKIVSGNLRILDH from the exons ATGACGGAGTTTGAGGAGAAGCTCCGTCAGCAGCATGAAGCCTCCATGCATAAGGAGCTGGAGGCGCTGCTGGCCACGGCCAACAAAGCTGAAGCTGAG GTCTCCAGAAAAGACTTCGATGGCTTCAAGAACCTCTTCCACAGATTCCTGCAAGTCAAAGGTCCCTCAGTGGACTGGGCCAAAATCAAGCGGCCGCCAGAGGAATCG GTCCAGCCCTACGACAGGATCAAGGCGAAGGGACTCCCAGAAAGCATCACTTCCTGCCTCAACAAGCTCGTCGTGGTCAAACTGAACGGAGGTCTGGGAACCAGCATGGGCTGCAAGGGCCCCAAAAGTCTGATCAGCGTCCGCAACGAGAACACCTTCCTGGACCTGACTGTGCAGCAGATcgag CATctcaacaaaacctttaatgctGACGTGCCGCTGGTTCTCATGAACTCTTTCAACACTGATGAGGACACCAAGAAGATcctgcagaaatacacacacCACCGGGTCAAAATCCACACATTCAACCAGAGCAG ATATCCGAGAATCAACAAGGAGTCTCTGCTGCCGATCGCTAAGAGCATGGGCGTGAACGGAGAGAACACGGAGGCCTGGTACCCGCCGGGTCACGGAGACATCTACGCTAGCTTCTGCAACTCCGGAGTGCTGGACAAACTCCTGGCTGAGGGAAGAGAGTACATCTTTGTGTCCAACATCGACAACCTGGGAGCCACCGTGGATCTCTTCATCCTCCACCACCTGATGAGCCAGCCGGCCGACAAACGCTGCGAGTTCGTCATGGAGGTCACGGACAAGACCAGAGCTGACGTCAAG GGTGGAACTCTGATCCAGTATGAGGATCATCTGAGGCTGCTGGAGATCGCTCAGGTCCCCAAAGCCCATGTGGACGAGTTCAAGTCCGTCACCAAGTTCAAGATCTTCAACACCAACAACCTGTGGATTTCCCTGCCGGCCATCAAGAGGCTGCAGGAGAACAACAGCATGGACCTGGAGATCATCGTAAACCCAAAG ACATTAGATGGGGGTCTGAATGTCATCCAGCTGGAGACGGCAGTGGGCGCCGCCATCAAGAGCTTCAAGAACGCCATGGGAGTGAACGTCCCCCGTAGCCGCTTCCTGCCGGTGAAGACCTCGTCCGACCTCCTGCTGGTGATGTCCAACCTGTACAGCCTGGACGCCGGATCGCTCACCATGAGCAAGAAGAGGGAGTTTCCCACAACGCCGCATGTTAAACTGGGCAGCTCCTTCACCAAG gttcAGGACTTTCTGACCAGGTTTGAAAATATCCCAGATATGTTGGAGTTGGATCACCTCACTGTGTCCGGAGACGTCACCTTCGGGAAGAACGTCTCTCTGAAG GGAACCGTCATCATCATCGCCAACCACGGCGACAGGATCGACATTCCGGCCGGAGCGATGCTGGAGAACAAGATCGTCTCAGGAAACCTGAGGATCCTGGATCACTGA
- the LOC103469870 gene encoding UTP--glucose-1-phosphate uridylyltransferase-like isoform X1, producing the protein MSLTVDALIRGPMTEFEEKLRQQHEASMHKELEALLATANKAEAEVSRKDFDGFKNLFHRFLQVKGPSVDWAKIKRPPEESVQPYDRIKAKGLPESITSCLNKLVVVKLNGGLGTSMGCKGPKSLISVRNENTFLDLTVQQIEHLNKTFNADVPLVLMNSFNTDEDTKKILQKYTHHRVKIHTFNQSRYPRINKESLLPIAKSMGVNGENTEAWYPPGHGDIYASFCNSGVLDKLLAEGREYIFVSNIDNLGATVDLFILHHLMSQPADKRCEFVMEVTDKTRADVKGGTLIQYEDHLRLLEIAQVPKAHVDEFKSVTKFKIFNTNNLWISLPAIKRLQENNSMDLEIIVNPKTLDGGLNVIQLETAVGAAIKSFKNAMGVNVPRSRFLPVKTSSDLLLVMSNLYSLDAGSLTMSKKREFPTTPHVKLGSSFTKVQDFLTRFENIPDMLELDHLTVSGDVTFGKNVSLKGTVIIIANHGDRIDIPAGAMLENKIVSGNLRILDH; encoded by the exons atgtcgCTTACGGTAGACG CCCTCATCAGAGGACCGATGACGGAGTTTGAGGAGAAGCTCCGTCAGCAGCATGAAGCCTCCATGCATAAGGAGCTGGAGGCGCTGCTGGCCACGGCCAACAAAGCTGAAGCTGAG GTCTCCAGAAAAGACTTCGATGGCTTCAAGAACCTCTTCCACAGATTCCTGCAAGTCAAAGGTCCCTCAGTGGACTGGGCCAAAATCAAGCGGCCGCCAGAGGAATCG GTCCAGCCCTACGACAGGATCAAGGCGAAGGGACTCCCAGAAAGCATCACTTCCTGCCTCAACAAGCTCGTCGTGGTCAAACTGAACGGAGGTCTGGGAACCAGCATGGGCTGCAAGGGCCCCAAAAGTCTGATCAGCGTCCGCAACGAGAACACCTTCCTGGACCTGACTGTGCAGCAGATcgag CATctcaacaaaacctttaatgctGACGTGCCGCTGGTTCTCATGAACTCTTTCAACACTGATGAGGACACCAAGAAGATcctgcagaaatacacacacCACCGGGTCAAAATCCACACATTCAACCAGAGCAG ATATCCGAGAATCAACAAGGAGTCTCTGCTGCCGATCGCTAAGAGCATGGGCGTGAACGGAGAGAACACGGAGGCCTGGTACCCGCCGGGTCACGGAGACATCTACGCTAGCTTCTGCAACTCCGGAGTGCTGGACAAACTCCTGGCTGAGGGAAGAGAGTACATCTTTGTGTCCAACATCGACAACCTGGGAGCCACCGTGGATCTCTTCATCCTCCACCACCTGATGAGCCAGCCGGCCGACAAACGCTGCGAGTTCGTCATGGAGGTCACGGACAAGACCAGAGCTGACGTCAAG GGTGGAACTCTGATCCAGTATGAGGATCATCTGAGGCTGCTGGAGATCGCTCAGGTCCCCAAAGCCCATGTGGACGAGTTCAAGTCCGTCACCAAGTTCAAGATCTTCAACACCAACAACCTGTGGATTTCCCTGCCGGCCATCAAGAGGCTGCAGGAGAACAACAGCATGGACCTGGAGATCATCGTAAACCCAAAG ACATTAGATGGGGGTCTGAATGTCATCCAGCTGGAGACGGCAGTGGGCGCCGCCATCAAGAGCTTCAAGAACGCCATGGGAGTGAACGTCCCCCGTAGCCGCTTCCTGCCGGTGAAGACCTCGTCCGACCTCCTGCTGGTGATGTCCAACCTGTACAGCCTGGACGCCGGATCGCTCACCATGAGCAAGAAGAGGGAGTTTCCCACAACGCCGCATGTTAAACTGGGCAGCTCCTTCACCAAG gttcAGGACTTTCTGACCAGGTTTGAAAATATCCCAGATATGTTGGAGTTGGATCACCTCACTGTGTCCGGAGACGTCACCTTCGGGAAGAACGTCTCTCTGAAG GGAACCGTCATCATCATCGCCAACCACGGCGACAGGATCGACATTCCGGCCGGAGCGATGCTGGAGAACAAGATCGTCTCAGGAAACCTGAGGATCCTGGATCACTGA
- the LOC103469884 gene encoding malate dehydrogenase, cytoplasmic-like isoform X1 gives MLTLLTSMYLVVRAVSQQAEPIRVVVTGAAGQIAYSLLYSIAKGDVFGKDQPIILILLDIPPMLPVLDGVVMELQDCALPLLMEVIPTDKVEVGFKDIDAAILVGSMPRKEGMERKDLLKANVAIFKTQGSALDKYAKKSVKVLVVGNPANTNCLVASKSAPSIPKENFSCLTRLDHNRACSQVAMRCSVSSSHVKNVIIWGNHSSTQYPDVHHAKVNVAGGEKSAYEAVKNDAWLRGDFISTVQQRGAAVIKARKLSSAMSAAKAICDHMRDIWFGTKEGEFTSMGVYAAGNSYGIPEDLIYSFPVQIKNKSWKIVDGLDINDFSRAKMEATAAELVEERDTALDFLSK, from the exons ATGCTGACGCTGCTGACGTCCATGTATCTGGTGGTGCGGGCTGTTTCCCAGCAG gcTGAACCAATTCGTGTTGTGGTGACTGGTGCTGCAGGCCAGATTGCTTACTCCCTGCTGTACAGCATTGCAAAGGGAGATGTGTTTGGCAAGGACCAG CCAATCATCCTGATCCTGCTGGACATCCCCCCTATGCTGCCTGTGCTGGACGGAGTCGTCATGGAGCTGCAGGACTGCGCCCTCCCTCTGCTGATGG AGGTCATCCCCACTGACAAGGTGGAGGTGGGCTTCAAGGACATCGATGCCGCCATCTTGGTGGGCTCCATGCCCAGGAAGGAGGGAATGGAGAGAAAGGACCTCCTGAAAGCAAACGTGGCGATCTTTAAGACTCAGGGATCCGCTTTGGACAAGTATGCCAAGAAGAGCGTAAAG GTTTTGGTGGTTGGAAACCCGGCAAACACAAACTGTCTGGTTGCCTCCAAGTCTGCTCCATCTATCCCAAAAGAGAACTTCTCCTGCCTGACCCGACTGGACCACAACAGAGCGTGCTCCCAG GTGGCGATGCGTTGCAGCGTGTCCTCCAGCCACGTCAAGAACGTCATCATCTGGGGGAACCACTCCTCCACTCAGTACCCTGACGTCCACCATGCCAAGGTGAACGTCGCCGGCGGTGAGAAGTCCGCGTACGAAGCTGTGAAGAACGACGCCTGGCTCAGAGGAGACTTCATCTCC ACGGTGCAGCAGAGAGGTGCAGCCGTCATCAAGGCGAGGAAACTGTCCAGCGCCATGTCGGCTGCCAAGGCCATCTGTGACCACATGAGGGATATCTGGTTTGGCACCAAGGAG GGTGAGTTCACCTCCATGGGTGTGTATGCTGCTGGAAACTCCTACGGCATCCCGGAGGACCTCATTTACTCCTTCCCTGTCCAGATCAAG AACAAGTCCTGGAAAATAGTGGATGGTCTCGACATCAATGACTTCTCTAGAGCCAAGATGGAAGCCACAGCAGCCGAGCTGGTGGAGGAGCGAGACACGGCCCTGGACTTCCTGTCCAAGTGA
- the LOC103469884 gene encoding malate dehydrogenase, cytoplasmic-like isoform X2, which produces MAEPIRVVVTGAAGQIAYSLLYSIAKGDVFGKDQPIILILLDIPPMLPVLDGVVMELQDCALPLLMEVIPTDKVEVGFKDIDAAILVGSMPRKEGMERKDLLKANVAIFKTQGSALDKYAKKSVKVLVVGNPANTNCLVASKSAPSIPKENFSCLTRLDHNRACSQVAMRCSVSSSHVKNVIIWGNHSSTQYPDVHHAKVNVAGGEKSAYEAVKNDAWLRGDFISTVQQRGAAVIKARKLSSAMSAAKAICDHMRDIWFGTKEGEFTSMGVYAAGNSYGIPEDLIYSFPVQIKNKSWKIVDGLDINDFSRAKMEATAAELVEERDTALDFLSK; this is translated from the exons ATG gcTGAACCAATTCGTGTTGTGGTGACTGGTGCTGCAGGCCAGATTGCTTACTCCCTGCTGTACAGCATTGCAAAGGGAGATGTGTTTGGCAAGGACCAG CCAATCATCCTGATCCTGCTGGACATCCCCCCTATGCTGCCTGTGCTGGACGGAGTCGTCATGGAGCTGCAGGACTGCGCCCTCCCTCTGCTGATGG AGGTCATCCCCACTGACAAGGTGGAGGTGGGCTTCAAGGACATCGATGCCGCCATCTTGGTGGGCTCCATGCCCAGGAAGGAGGGAATGGAGAGAAAGGACCTCCTGAAAGCAAACGTGGCGATCTTTAAGACTCAGGGATCCGCTTTGGACAAGTATGCCAAGAAGAGCGTAAAG GTTTTGGTGGTTGGAAACCCGGCAAACACAAACTGTCTGGTTGCCTCCAAGTCTGCTCCATCTATCCCAAAAGAGAACTTCTCCTGCCTGACCCGACTGGACCACAACAGAGCGTGCTCCCAG GTGGCGATGCGTTGCAGCGTGTCCTCCAGCCACGTCAAGAACGTCATCATCTGGGGGAACCACTCCTCCACTCAGTACCCTGACGTCCACCATGCCAAGGTGAACGTCGCCGGCGGTGAGAAGTCCGCGTACGAAGCTGTGAAGAACGACGCCTGGCTCAGAGGAGACTTCATCTCC ACGGTGCAGCAGAGAGGTGCAGCCGTCATCAAGGCGAGGAAACTGTCCAGCGCCATGTCGGCTGCCAAGGCCATCTGTGACCACATGAGGGATATCTGGTTTGGCACCAAGGAG GGTGAGTTCACCTCCATGGGTGTGTATGCTGCTGGAAACTCCTACGGCATCCCGGAGGACCTCATTTACTCCTTCCCTGTCCAGATCAAG AACAAGTCCTGGAAAATAGTGGATGGTCTCGACATCAATGACTTCTCTAGAGCCAAGATGGAAGCCACAGCAGCCGAGCTGGTGGAGGAGCGAGACACGGCCCTGGACTTCCTGTCCAAGTGA